The following coding sequences lie in one Capsicum annuum cultivar UCD-10X-F1 chromosome 5, UCD10Xv1.1, whole genome shotgun sequence genomic window:
- the LOC107871049 gene encoding carboxylesterase 1 translates to MSDQNHQTMPIDPNVDPYGYVGMVRHPDGSITRLQEPLVPVDTSNDHSQVITKDIVINSSKNTWARIILPRQLLHSTTTTKLPLVIYFHGGGFVVASVDTPIFQGLYVSIASEIPAAVVSIEYRQAPEHRLPAAYQDCLEALHWIKNKPDELLANYADFSKCFLMGTSAGGNIAYHLGIDAALIWDNLKPLEIKGLILNQPFFGGIERTQSEVKLANDKMLPPIVSDIMWELGLPEGADRDHEYSNPMVGIKSNPNLFDQVKLLGWKMLVTGCDGDPLIDRQINLVRVLKELGVQVEGSFTHGAYHGSEVIDPLKANEFSILVKEFIIQF, encoded by the coding sequence ATGTCTGATCAAAATCATCAAACGATGCCAATTGATCCTAATGTTGATCCATATGGCTATGTGGGTATGGTTCGTCATCCTGATGGCTCCATCACACGTCTACAAGAACCTCTTGTCCCTGTAGACACATCTAATGATCATTCCCAAGTCATCACCAAGGATATTGTTATTAACTCCTCAAAGAACACATGGGCTCGTATTATCCTTCCTCGTCAATTACTCCATTCCACCACCACCACTAAACTTCCTCTCGTAATCTATTTTCACGGGGGAGGATTCGTAGTGGCAAGTGTAGATACACCCATCTTTCAAGGCTTGTATGTGTCGATTGCAAGTGAAATTCCAGCAGCAGTCGTATCAATTGAGTATCGTCAAGCCCCCGAGCATAGACTTCCAGCAGCATACCAAGATTGCTTGGAAGCATTACACTGGATCAAGAACAAACCTGACGAACTGTTAGCCAACTACGCTGATTTCTCCAAATGTTTTCTCATGGGCACGAGCGCCGGAGGCAACATAGCTTACCACTTAGGCATAGATGCTGCCTTGATTTGGGACAACCTCAAACCTTTGGAAATCAAAGGGTTAATATTGAATCAACCTTTCTTTGGTGGGATTGAAAGGACACAATCAGAAGTAAAATTGGCTAATGACAAGATGTTACCCCCAATAGTAAGTGATATCATGTGGGAGCTGGGATTGCCTGAAGGCGCTGACCGCGATCATGAGTATTCAAATCCAATGGTGGGGATTAAATCAAACCCAAACCTATTTGATCAAGTAAAATTATTGGGATGGAAGATGTTGGTGACTGGGTGTGACGGCGATCCTTTAATTGACCGCCAAATTAACCTGGTAAGGGTCTTGAAAGAATTGGGAGTTCAAGTAGAGGGTAGTTTTACTCATGGAGCATATCACGGGTCGGAGGTTATTGATCCTTTGAAAGCTAACGAATTTTCCATTCTTGTTAAGGAATTTATAATTCAATTTTAA